A stretch of Leptidea sinapis chromosome 36, ilLepSina1.1, whole genome shotgun sequence DNA encodes these proteins:
- the LOC126975476 gene encoding mitochondrial import inner membrane translocase subunit Tim16, with protein MAKYIAQIIVVGAQVVGRAFARALKQEIAASQEAAKRGGGGTQGARRAAANASTGLTIEEAMQILNIDKLDPEKVKKSYEHLFNVNDKAKGGSFYLQSKVVRAKERIDTELKDHQPQNEKNQQNPS; from the coding sequence atggCAAAATATATAGCTCAAATTATTGTTGTTGGAGCACAAGTTGTTGGTCGTGCTTTTGCAAGAGCTTTGAAGCAGGAAATTGCAGCATCTCAAGAAGCGGCCAAAAGAGGTGGTGGTGGAACTCAAGGTGCAAGAAGAGCCGCCGCAAATGCATCCACAGGCCTCACAATAGAAGAAGCAATGCAAATATTAAACATAGACAAGTTAGATCCAGAAAAAGTCAAGAAGAGCTATGAACATCTATTTAATGTTAATGACAAGGCCAAAGGTGGTTCTTTCTACTTGCAATCAAAAGTAGTGAGGGCAAAAGAGCGAATAGACACTGAATTAAAAGACCACCAACCTCAGAATGAAAAAAATCAACAGAATCCTTCTTGA
- the LOC126975470 gene encoding 3-hydroxyacyl-CoA dehydrogenase type-2-like — MLKGMVSLVTGGASGLGKATVERLAKNGGKVVILDIQGTRAQEVAKSTGADVIACTGCITSEEDVKKALDIVKTKFGQLDNLVNCAGYAQSHQIYNFYKDRECSLEHFTKCVNVNTIGTFNTIRLAAGLMGKNKPSESGQRGVIVNTASTIALEGDIGQAAYAASTAAIIGMTLPIARDLAPQGIRVVTIAPGVFDTPLLSYLPEKMIEFIKRMTPFPSRLGKPEEYAHLVTSVIENQMLNGEVIRLDGAQRWFPL; from the exons ATGTTAAAG GGCATGGTGAGTTTGGTAACTGGAGGTGCATCAGGGTTAGGAAAAGCTACTGTTGAAAGGCTTGCTAAAAATGGAGGCAAAGTGGTTATCCTTGACATCCAAGGCACCAGAGCCCAAGAAGTAGCAAAGTCAACCGGAGCTGATGTTATTGCTTGTACTGGCTGT aTAACATCAGAGGAGGATGTGAAAAAGGCATTAGATATTGTTAAAACAAAGTTTGGTCAGTTAGACAATTTAGTTAATTGTGCTGGCTATGCACAGAGCCATCAGATATACAACTTTTATAAAGATAGAGAGTGCTCTTTGGAGCATTTTACAAAATGTGTAAAT GTAAATACAATAGGAACATTCAATACTATTCGGTTGGCCGCAGGATTGATGGGCAAAAATAAACCCTCTGAATCCGGTCAGAGAGGTGTTATTGTAAACACAGCATCCACAATAGCTTTAGAAGGTGATATCGGGCAAGCTGCATATGCTGCATCAACAGCTGCAATAATTGGAATGACTTTACCCATTGCTAGAGATCTAGCCCCACAGGGAATAAGGGTTGTCACTATAGCACCAG gTGTATTCGATACTCCACTATTGTCATACCTACCAGAGAAGATGATAGAGTTCATAAAACGTATGACACCATTTCCGTCGCGGTTGGGTAAACCCGAAGAGTACGCTCATCTGGTGACCAGCGTCATAGAGAACCAAATGTTGAATGGCGAAGTGATTAGGTTAGATGGCGCGCAGCGATGGTTCCCGCTTTGA
- the LOC126975478 gene encoding zinc finger CCHC domain-containing protein 10, with amino-acid sequence MTLGTYNRHQAQRKKQLALAAAFPQGIRCQKCLQYGHWSFECTGQRKILIRPSRTQVLKKNLKEKNSNSSHVQCKIPAKKKRNSKSDSSESSSSSSGSSSDSSSSDSDSENESGSESDSSSSSSSSGSSNNSGSDSSSD; translated from the exons aTGACTCTGGGTACTTATAACAGACACCAAGCACAAAGAAAGAA GCAGTTAGCATTGGCAGCTGCCTTTCCTCAAGGAATTCGGTGTCAAAAGTGTTTGCAATATGGTCATTGGAGCTTCGAATGCACCGGACAACGAAAAATACTAATCCGCCCCTCCCGCACGCAAGTATTAAAGAAAAATCTCAaggaaaaaaattcaaacagcAG tcATGTACAATGCAAGATACCAGCAAAAAAGAAGCGTAACTCTAAGTCGGATTCCTCTGAATCATCCAGTTCATCATCAGGATCATCTTCAGACAGCTCGTCATCAGATAGTGACTCAGAAAATGAAAGCGGTTCTGAATCTGATAGCAGCAGTAGCAGCAGCAGTAGCGGAAGCAGCAATAACTCCGGCTCTGATTCTTCAAGTGACTGA
- the LOC126975454 gene encoding transmembrane protein 169 isoform X2, producing MEGLKSNMKINLPIINDEEVCEPTDSDPPMVLKNGYQPISNLNNSREIVDLSPIYENSSDACSSHGDIREDSELQKSCKMLNDNYESTCPTPNSLSHTHSENSFEMGPMNDSLKNIAKRKKRVNIVSETETEHTETEITALRVGSEASLTPDCSLSESNYLTMTGTIKRGKKKGQNVDVKLNISREELEIIEASIVADEYSKMDVSRCSMYNGPHIFLFSLLCVPFVACISAIYSFYIGTLAWYNIFSHVTDELSCIKKAFLAPIVILTYPFLIVIFTVGLGLYAGIVQLTFSGGNWWKDVCDFEKGFYGWLCNALGISECSPYEVVVLLDVKP from the coding sequence ATGGAGGGTCTTAAGtccaatatgaaaataaatctaCCAATTATTAATGATGAAGAAGTTTGTGAGCCCACTGATTCTGATCCACCTATGGTTCTAAAAAATGGTTATCAACCAATATCAAACCTCAACAATAGTCGTGAGATTGTTGACTTATCACCAATATATGAGAACTCTTCTGATGCATGCTCCAGTCATGGTGATATAAGGGAGGACAGTGAACTACAGAAAAGCTGTAAAATGCTTAATGATAACTATGAAAGTACATGCCCAACACCAAATAGTCTATCACACACACATTCTGAAAACAGTTTTGAAATGGGGCCCATGAATGATAGCCTCAAAAACATTGCTAAACGTAAAAAAAGAGTTAATATTGTATCCGAAACAGAAACTGAACACACAGAAACTGAAATAACTGCCCTTCGTGTTGGCTCTGAGGCATCACTTACTCCTGATTGCTCACTTTCCGAAAGTAACTATTTAACTATGACAGGTACAATCAAACGTGGAAAGAAAAAGGGTCAAAATGTTGATGTTAAGCTAAATATATCTCGTGAAGAACTTGAAATAATTGAAGCTTCAATTGTTGCTGATGAATATAGCAAGATGGATGTTTCTAGATGCTCTATGTATAACGGGCCACATATATTTCTCTTCAGCTTGTTATGTGTACCCTTTGTGGCATGCATCTCTGCTATATACTCATTCTACATAGGGACATTGGCctggtataatatattttcacatGTTACTGATGAGTTAAGCTGTATAAAGAAAGCATTCTTGGCACCAATTGTGATATTGACATATCCATTTTTGATAGTAATATTTACTGTAGGCTTGGGTTTATACGCAGGGATTGTACAACTTACTTTTAGTGGAGGTAATTGGTGGAAGGATGTTTGCGACTTTGAAAAAGGTTTTTATGGCTGGCTTTGTAATGCATTAGGGATATCTGAATGTAGTCCATATGAAGTTGTTGTGCTTTTGGATGTAAAGCCTTAA
- the LOC126975454 gene encoding uncharacterized protein LOC126975454 isoform X1 → MAQVDQPVFILPKKRSEKRQNFLAGQVDHIITVQGADDYELQPKYKNGLSPVSEHVANGVIHSTMEGLKSNMKINLPIINDEEVCEPTDSDPPMVLKNGYQPISNLNNSREIVDLSPIYENSSDACSSHGDIREDSELQKSCKMLNDNYESTCPTPNSLSHTHSENSFEMGPMNDSLKNIAKRKKRVNIVSETETEHTETEITALRVGSEASLTPDCSLSESNYLTMTGTIKRGKKKGQNVDVKLNISREELEIIEASIVADEYSKMDVSRCSMYNGPHIFLFSLLCVPFVACISAIYSFYIGTLAWYNIFSHVTDELSCIKKAFLAPIVILTYPFLIVIFTVGLGLYAGIVQLTFSGGNWWKDVCDFEKGFYGWLCNALGISECSPYEVVVLLDVKP, encoded by the exons ATGGCTCAAGTCGATCAACCAGTGTTTATACTTCCAAAAAAACGTAGCGAAAAGAGGCAAAATTTTTTAGCAGGTCAAGTTGATCATATAATAACTGTTCAG gGTGCGGATGACTATGAACTGCAACCAAAGTACAAAAATGGTTTATCACCAGTTTCTGAGCATGTTGCAAATGGAGTTATTCATTCAACCATGGAGGGTCTTAAGtccaatatgaaaataaatctaCCAATTATTAATGATGAAGAAGTTTGTGAGCCCACTGATTCTGATCCACCTATGGTTCTAAAAAATGGTTATCAACCAATATCAAACCTCAACAATAGTCGTGAGATTGTTGACTTATCACCAATATATGAGAACTCTTCTGATGCATGCTCCAGTCATGGTGATATAAGGGAGGACAGTGAACTACAGAAAAGCTGTAAAATGCTTAATGATAACTATGAAAGTACATGCCCAACACCAAATAGTCTATCACACACACATTCTGAAAACAGTTTTGAAATGGGGCCCATGAATGATAGCCTCAAAAACATTGCTAAACGTAAAAAAAGAGTTAATATTGTATCCGAAACAGAAACTGAACACACAGAAACTGAAATAACTGCCCTTCGTGTTGGCTCTGAGGCATCACTTACTCCTGATTGCTCACTTTCCGAAAGTAACTATTTAACTATGACAGGTACAATCAAACGTGGAAAGAAAAAGGGTCAAAATGTTGATGTTAAGCTAAATATATCTCGTGAAGAACTTGAAATAATTGAAGCTTCAATTGTTGCTGATGAATATAGCAAGATGGATGTTTCTAGATGCTCTATGTATAACGGGCCACATATATTTCTCTTCAGCTTGTTATGTGTACCCTTTGTGGCATGCATCTCTGCTATATACTCATTCTACATAGGGACATTGGCctggtataatatattttcacatGTTACTGATGAGTTAAGCTGTATAAAGAAAGCATTCTTGGCACCAATTGTGATATTGACATATCCATTTTTGATAGTAATATTTACTGTAGGCTTGGGTTTATACGCAGGGATTGTACAACTTACTTTTAGTGGAGGTAATTGGTGGAAGGATGTTTGCGACTTTGAAAAAGGTTTTTATGGCTGGCTTTGTAATGCATTAGGGATATCTGAATGTAGTCCATATGAAGTTGTTGTGCTTTTGGATGTAAAGCCTTAA